A window of Myxococcales bacterium contains these coding sequences:
- a CDS encoding MMPL family transporter produces MTQEPAPRPSWLRVLQVLALVLGVVSLVVSSRLRLSGDLTDLFPKGPEAEALATFTRAFGGGDVGLVLVRGTSADEVTLVAKEVSKRLEGKKTVARVVANMPEAKPVDPTLAWLHAGPSARAELERALSDEGMRKRLQDTRSLLLAPAGSGDAAELVRKDPLRLSMIPWEGRAELAAGVVADSDGSFVADGGKARLVVLEPVGRVFDPDAAEGFVKEVEGELAAVRAAHPGTTLDLTGGHAVAYATERMIREDLYLSTALSFVLSAVMFLVTFRRARALVAVLPPLMLGTAWTTAVAALVYPRLSSLSVAFTSVVVGVGVDTGVHVYGALLDARKKGHSPAEAAEIARRSSARPTLTAALVAALAFGALGISDIAALGQLGVLSAVGEVLTAIAILLFSPDVGAYLERHPPKLPKAPAWIGVASSLTRGRTRARVAMAALPALVLVLGVVGLPRTGEAVVALRPSALAPLRTSDAIYGLFGGRPNQWVLLAHDPDLQKAAAEVDAVAEALEPLAKDGTIDGFDAMTTYVPSTATQRARLAARDALNLPERAKKLRAALDAEGFDAEAFGEAIASFEHPKNDTITIPEGDRGPLSMVVARHVQKYQGEYYVAAYVRPKPDAEKERRLRETLRGASSRVVVTGFAALEVSLKKTLVHDLPRIALLATVFVGLALFATLKSVKGVTLALLALVTEIVMVGVAMRALHIGWHVYDALVLPVLLGITLDEVLFLLHAAEEREGTDAGAGRDFVDEALEKQAPLSTATALTTAAGFGALVACRFDGLFDLGAVGAIGSVAGLVASLVIVPAGLRLWPTRPAKRT; encoded by the coding sequence GTGACCCAAGAGCCTGCGCCTCGGCCAAGCTGGCTCCGGGTGCTCCAAGTGCTCGCCCTCGTGCTCGGCGTCGTGTCGCTCGTCGTGAGCTCGCGCCTCAGGCTCTCGGGAGACCTCACGGACCTCTTCCCGAAGGGCCCCGAGGCCGAGGCGCTCGCGACCTTCACGCGCGCGTTCGGGGGCGGCGACGTGGGCCTCGTGCTCGTGCGCGGCACGTCCGCCGACGAGGTGACACTCGTCGCCAAGGAGGTCTCGAAGCGCCTCGAAGGCAAAAAGACGGTCGCCCGCGTCGTGGCGAACATGCCGGAGGCGAAGCCCGTCGACCCGACCCTCGCGTGGCTCCACGCCGGGCCGAGCGCACGCGCGGAGCTCGAGCGCGCCCTCTCCGACGAGGGCATGCGAAAACGCCTGCAGGATACACGTTCTCTCCTGCTCGCCCCGGCGGGCTCGGGCGACGCCGCGGAGCTCGTCCGAAAGGATCCGCTACGGCTCTCGATGATCCCGTGGGAGGGACGGGCCGAGCTCGCGGCGGGCGTCGTGGCCGACTCCGACGGCAGCTTCGTGGCCGACGGAGGCAAGGCACGGCTCGTGGTCCTCGAGCCCGTGGGTCGCGTCTTCGATCCGGACGCCGCCGAGGGGTTCGTGAAGGAGGTCGAGGGCGAGCTCGCTGCGGTGAGGGCCGCGCACCCGGGCACGACGCTCGATCTCACGGGGGGGCACGCCGTCGCGTACGCGACCGAGCGCATGATTCGTGAGGATCTCTACCTCAGCACGGCGCTCTCGTTCGTGCTCTCCGCGGTGATGTTCCTGGTCACGTTCCGCCGCGCGAGGGCGCTCGTGGCGGTGCTCCCTCCCCTCATGCTCGGCACGGCGTGGACCACGGCGGTGGCCGCCCTCGTCTACCCGAGGCTCTCGTCGCTCTCGGTCGCGTTCACGTCCGTCGTCGTCGGCGTCGGCGTCGATACCGGCGTGCACGTCTACGGCGCCCTCCTCGACGCGCGCAAGAAGGGGCACTCTCCGGCCGAGGCGGCGGAGATCGCGCGGAGATCGTCGGCGCGCCCCACGTTGACGGCGGCGCTCGTGGCGGCCCTCGCGTTCGGAGCGCTCGGCATCTCCGACATCGCCGCCCTCGGTCAGCTCGGCGTGCTCTCGGCCGTCGGTGAGGTCCTCACGGCGATCGCGATTTTGCTCTTTTCTCCCGACGTGGGCGCCTACCTCGAGAGACATCCCCCGAAGCTCCCCAAGGCGCCGGCCTGGATCGGAGTGGCATCTTCACTCACACGCGGCCGCACCCGCGCGCGCGTCGCCATGGCGGCCCTCCCGGCCCTCGTTCTGGTGCTCGGCGTCGTGGGGTTGCCGCGTACGGGAGAGGCCGTCGTCGCGCTCCGCCCTTCGGCCCTCGCTCCGCTCCGCACGTCCGACGCCATCTACGGGCTCTTCGGGGGTAGGCCCAACCAGTGGGTGCTGCTCGCCCACGACCCGGACCTCCAGAAGGCCGCCGCCGAGGTCGACGCGGTCGCCGAGGCGCTCGAGCCGCTCGCGAAAGACGGGACGATCGACGGCTTCGACGCGATGACCACCTACGTGCCCTCGACGGCGACGCAGCGCGCGCGGCTCGCCGCACGTGACGCCTTGAACCTGCCCGAACGGGCAAAGAAGCTCCGCGCCGCGCTCGACGCCGAGGGCTTCGACGCCGAGGCCTTCGGCGAGGCCATCGCGTCTTTCGAGCACCCCAAGAACGACACGATCACGATCCCCGAGGGCGACCGCGGGCCGCTCTCCATGGTCGTCGCGCGGCACGTCCAGAAGTACCAGGGCGAATACTACGTCGCGGCGTACGTGCGCCCGAAGCCCGACGCGGAGAAGGAGCGGCGCCTCCGCGAGACCCTTCGCGGCGCATCGTCGCGCGTGGTCGTCACGGGGTTCGCGGCGCTCGAGGTCTCCCTCAAGAAGACCCTCGTGCACGATCTCCCCCGGATCGCCCTGCTCGCGACGGTGTTCGTCGGCCTCGCGCTCTTCGCGACCTTGAAGAGCGTTAAGGGCGTCACCCTCGCGCTGCTCGCCCTCGTGACCGAGATCGTCATGGTGGGCGTGGCGATGCGCGCCCTCCACATCGGGTGGCACGTCTACGACGCCCTCGTCCTCCCCGTGTTGCTCGGCATCACGCTCGACGAGGTGCTCTTCTTGCTCCACGCCGCCGAAGAGCGCGAAGGGACCGACGCCGGCGCAGGCCGCGACTTCGTCGACGAGGCCCTCGAGAAGCAGGCGCCGCTCTCGACGGCCACGGCGCTCACGACGGCCGCCGGGTTCGGGGCGCTCGTGGCGTGTCGCTTCGACGGGCTCTTCGATCTCGGCGCGGTCGGCGCGATCGGATCGGTCGCCGGCCTCGTGGCATCGCTCGTCATCGTGCCCGCGGGCCTCCGCTTGTGGCCGACACGGCCTGCGAAGCGCACCTGA
- a CDS encoding HlyC/CorC family transporter: protein MLGLLAAVLFIALNGFFVAAEFALVKVGTTNLSAKSKRDPKFQRAELVVSNLERYLSVTQLGITLASLGLGWVGEPAIEHLFVAAVAKATGHEPNQALTIAATAIALTLLTFGHVLFGELIPKLIAIQKSEETALSAAGPLHLIFVVFRPLLFVLEASTKVLLRALGMSADAASEGKLSEEEVIGILVASAQKAPEGKHKAELVERVIRFSQRAARHAMVPRVDVKSIPIETTGKEAVKILRDLQYSRIVLTKGRSLDEVAGYLYAKDVFLSESGIENVHLDTLRRDVLFVPEQKGLLDLLREMQKTQIPIAVVVDEYGGSSGIVTLEDLLEEIVGEIRDEFDEEPARISRVGETNAWDVDARAAMEELRAIGIEVKADVAAEAVGSIVQERIGRIPHTGDKTDLCPGVTAEVSGMSRRRITSVRIRVLPEGGA, encoded by the coding sequence GTGTTGGGTCTCCTCGCTGCCGTCTTGTTCATCGCGCTCAACGGCTTCTTCGTGGCCGCCGAGTTCGCGCTCGTCAAGGTCGGCACTACGAACCTCAGCGCCAAGTCCAAGCGCGACCCGAAGTTTCAGCGCGCCGAGCTCGTGGTGTCGAACCTCGAGCGTTACCTCTCGGTCACGCAGCTCGGCATCACGCTCGCGAGCCTCGGCCTCGGCTGGGTCGGCGAGCCGGCGATCGAGCACCTCTTCGTGGCCGCGGTCGCCAAGGCCACGGGGCACGAGCCGAACCAGGCGCTCACCATCGCGGCGACGGCCATCGCCCTCACGTTGCTCACGTTCGGGCACGTGCTCTTCGGCGAGCTCATCCCCAAGCTCATCGCGATCCAGAAGTCCGAAGAGACCGCCCTCTCGGCCGCGGGGCCGCTCCACCTCATCTTCGTCGTCTTCCGCCCGCTCCTCTTCGTGCTCGAGGCCTCCACCAAGGTCCTGCTGCGCGCGCTCGGCATGAGCGCCGACGCGGCGAGCGAAGGCAAGCTCTCGGAGGAAGAGGTCATCGGCATCCTCGTCGCGAGCGCGCAGAAGGCCCCCGAGGGCAAGCACAAGGCCGAGCTCGTCGAGCGTGTCATCCGCTTCTCCCAGCGGGCCGCGCGCCACGCCATGGTCCCCCGGGTCGACGTCAAGTCGATCCCGATCGAGACGACGGGCAAAGAGGCCGTCAAAATCCTTAGGGATCTCCAATACTCCCGCATCGTGCTCACCAAGGGGCGCTCGCTCGACGAGGTGGCCGGCTACCTCTACGCGAAGGACGTCTTCCTGAGCGAGTCGGGCATCGAGAACGTGCACCTCGACACGCTCCGCCGCGACGTGCTCTTCGTCCCCGAGCAGAAGGGCCTCCTCGACCTGCTGCGCGAGATGCAAAAGACCCAGATCCCGATCGCCGTTGTGGTCGACGAGTACGGGGGGTCGAGCGGCATCGTCACCTTGGAGGATCTCCTCGAGGAGATCGTCGGCGAGATCCGTGACGAGTTCGACGAAGAGCCCGCGCGCATCTCGCGCGTCGGAGAGACGAACGCGTGGGACGTCGACGCGCGCGCCGCGATGGAGGAGCTTCGCGCCATCGGCATCGAGGTCAAGGCCGACGTGGCCGCCGAAGCCGTGGGCAGCATCGTGCAGGAGCGCATCGGGCGCATCCCCCACACCGGCGACAAGACCGACCTCTGCCCCGGCGTGACCGCCGAGGTGAGCGGCATGAGCCGAAGGCGCATCACGAGCGTCCGCATCCGCGTGCTCCCCGAGGGCGGGGCGTGA